The following proteins come from a genomic window of Gossypium raimondii isolate GPD5lz chromosome 5, ASM2569854v1, whole genome shotgun sequence:
- the LOC105768634 gene encoding receptor-like protein kinase BRI1-like 3 — MKKVWRVIVCLSSPEQGLTGIFGLWLLLLFHHLQARQLVSAQKQSNDDVIKLMAFKRISVSSDPHGVLANWTEDSPSPCSWRGVSCSPDDGRVTALNLSYSGLVGALHLPNLTALSSLRHLYLQGNSFSAADLSAVSCSLETLDLSSNAISNHLPAQSFFSACNRLASVNLSRNSISGGSLMFGPSLLQLDLSRNQISNSALLNYSLSTCQNLKLLNFSDNKFTGTLGFSPLYCKNLIVLDLSCNLFSGPIPPSLMLNSLELLDLSHNNFSGKFSTLNFGQCSNLTQLSLSHNTLSDSGFPVSLRNCHLLEALDLSHIGLQGKIPGGLLGNFKKLKRLSLAYNLFTGEIPPELGQACGALEELDLSSNKLTGGLPSAFTSCSSLQLLNLGNNLLSGDFLSAVVSSVPNLRYLYVPYNNISGSVPFSLTNCTQLQVLDLGSNAFKGSIPPGFCSSTSALEKILLANNYLAGSVPMELGNCKNLRTLDLSFNGLNGPIPINIWNLPYLSELVMWANNITGEIPESICLSGGNLETLILNNNLISGSIPQSIGKCTNMIWVSLSGNNLTGEIPSGFGDLPKLAILQLGNNSLTGQIPPELGKCQSLIWLDLNSNDISGALPPELANQAGLVMPGGVSGKKFAFVRNEGGTACRGAGGLVEFEGIRPERLESFPMVHSCSSTRIYSGMTVYTFTNNGSMIYLDVSYNNLSGSIPENFGTMSYLQVLNLGHNKLRGNIPDSFGSLKAIGVLDLSHNNLQGYLPGSLGTLSFLSDLDVSNNNLTGSIPTGGQLTTFPASRYENNSGLCGVPLPSCATGGHSTSLHPRNKKPPVAVVMVVGITFFLLCILGLTLALYRVKKNQLKEEMREKYVESLPTSGSSFWKLSSVPEPLSINIATFEKPLRKLTFGHLLEATNGFSAESLIGSGGFGEVYKAQLRDGCVVAIKKLIHITGQGDREFMAEMETIGKIKHRNLVPLLGYCKVGEERLLVYEYMKWGSLESVLHDKAKGRGSRLDWAARKKIAIGSARGLAFLHHSCIPHIIHRDMKSSNVLLDENFEARVSDFGMARLVNALDTHLSVSTLAGTPGYVPPEYYQSFRCTTKGDVYSYGVILLELLSGKRPIDPSQFGDDNNLVGWAKQLHREKRVDEILDPELMMKESGEAELHHYLRIAFECLDDRPFRRPTMIQVMAMFKELQVDSESDILDGFSLKDDIINES; from the coding sequence atgaagaaagtaTGGAGGGTGATAGTATGTTTATCATCACCAGAACAAGGCCTGACTGGGATCTTTGGTTTGTGGTTGTTGCTTCTATTCCACCATCTCCAAGCCAGACAACTGGTTTCAGCCCAAAAGCAAAGCAATGATGATGTGATTAAGTTGATGGCTTTCAAGCGCATCTCCGTTTCCTCTGACCCCCACGGTGTCTTAGCCAATTGGACTGAAGATTCTCCCAGTCCCTGCTCATGGCGTGGCGTCTCCTGCTCTCCTGATGATGGCCGTGTTACTGCCCTCAACCTCAGTTATTCCGGCCTTGTCGGTGCTCTCCACCTCCCAAACCTAACAGCCTTGTCTTCTCTCCGTCATCTGTACTTACAAGGAAACTCGTTTTCTGCTGCTGATCTTTCTGCTGTCTCATGCAGCCTCGAAACTCTCGACTTGTCCTCCAACGCCATCTCAAACCATCTGCCTGCGCAATCATTTTTCTCCGCGTGTAACCGTCTGGCTTCTGTTAACCTGTCTCGCAATTCTATCTCTGGGGGCAGTCTTATGTTTGGTCCTTCTTTGCTGCAGCTTGACCTCTCTCGTAATCAGATTTCTAATTCTGCCCTATTGAACTACTCCCTTTCAACCTGCCAGAACTTGAAACTGCTCAACTTTTCTGATAACAAGTTTACGGGAACACTTGGTTTCTCTCCCCTGTATTGCAAGAATTTAATAGTTCTTGATCTCTCATGCAATCTCTTTTCTGGACCCATACCACCGAGTTTGATGCTAAATTCTCTGGAGCTTCTTGATCTCTCCCACAACAACTTCTCTGGCAAGTTCTCCACCCTAAATTTTGGGCAGTGCAGCAACCTCACTCAGCTCAGCTTGTCTCATAACACCCTCTCTGACTCTGGGTTCCCAGTTAGCCTCAGAAACTGCCACCTTCTAGAGGCACTTGACTTGTCCCATATTGGGCTGCAGGGCAAGATTCCAGGGGGCTTGttgggaaattttaaaaaattgaagcgACTATCTTTGGCTTATAATCTGTTCACTGGTGAAATCCCTCCTGAGTTGGGACAGGCTTGTGGAGCTCTCGAGGAGCTTGATCTGTCATCTAACAAACTGACAGGTGGATTGCCTTCAGCTTTTACATCATGCTCTTCTTTGCAACTTTTGAACCTAGGAAACAATCTACTTTCAGGAGATTTCCTCAGTGCAGTTGTGAGCAGTGTCCCCAACTTGAGATATCTTTATGTACCATACAACAATATTTCCGGTTCTGTGCCCTTTTCACTCACCAACTGTACTCAGCTTCAAGTGCTTGACCTTGGTTCTAACGCCTTTAAGGGGAGTATCCCTCCAGGATTTTGCTCTTCAACCTCAGCCTTGGAAAAGATTCTTTTAGCCAACAATTACCTCGCAGGAAGTGTGCCCATGGAGCTCGGAAACTGCAAGAACTTGAGGACACTGGACCTTAGTTTTAACggcttgaatggtcccattccCATAAATATTTGGAATTTGCCATATCTTTCTGAGTTGGTTATGTGGGCAAATAACATCACGGGTGAGATCCCAGAGAGCATTTGTCTCAGTGGAGGAAACCTGGAGACCCTGATTCTCAACAATAATCTCATCAGTGGAAGCATACCACAGTCCATTGGCAAGTGTACCAATATGATATGGGTGTCACTTTCCGGCAACAATCTTACTGGGGAAATCCCTTCTGGTTTTGGAGATCTTCCGAAGCTTGCTATCCTGCAATTAGGTAACAATTCTCTGACTGGGCAAATTCCACCTGAGCTTGGTAAATGCCAGAGCCTCATTTGGCTTGATTTAAACAGCAATGACATCAGTGGTGCCCTTCCACCCGAGCTTGCAAACCAAGCTGGCCTGGTCATGCCCGGAGGTGTATCGGGGAAGAAATTCGCATTTGTAAGAAATGAGGGTGGAACAGCTTGTAGGGGTGCTGGAGGTTTAGTTGAGTTTGAGGGAATAAGGCCAGAAAGGCTTGAAAGTTTTCCCATGGTTCATTCTTGCTCATCGACTAGAATTTACTCTGGTATGACAGTATACACCTTTACCAATAATGGAAGCATGATCTACCTTGATGTCTCTTATAATAATCTGTCAGGTAGTATTCCTGAGAATTTTGGTACAATGAGCTATCTCCAGGTCTTGAATTTGGGACACAATAAGCTAAGGGGAAACATTCCTGATAGTTTTGGAAGCTTGAAGGCGATTGGTGTCTTGGATCTCTCTCATAATAATCTCCAAGGATATCTGCCAGGTTCATTAGGGACTCTCTCTTTTCTTAGTGACCTTGATGTATCCAACAACAACCTAACCGGTTCCATCCCTACTGGAGGTCAGCTCACCACTTTCCCAGCCTCCAGATATGAGAACAACTCTGGACTTTGCGGGGTACCCTTGCCTTCTTGTGCCACTGGAGGCCATTCGACAAGCCTTCACCCTCGGAATAAGAAGCCACCTGTGGCAGTCGTGATGGTGGTTGGCATCACATTCTTCCTTTTGTGCATCCTTGGATTAACTTTAGCTCTTTATCGAGTGAAGAAGAACCAGCTTAAGGAGGAAATGAGAGAGAAATATGTTGAAAGCCTACCAACTTCAGGCAGCAGTTTCTGGAAACTCTCTAGTGTCCCTGAGCCTTTGAGCATCAACATTGCCACTTTTGAGAAGCCTCTACGAAAGCTGACCTTCGGCCATCTGCTTGAAGCAACTAATGGTTTCAGTGCGGAAAGTTTGATAGGGTCTGGAGGGTTTGGCGAGGTCTACAAAGCACAGCTGAGAGATGGCTGCGTAGTTGCAATCAAGAAGCTGATACATATCACAGGGCAGGGAGACAGAGAGTTTATGGCAGAAATGGAAACTATTGGGAAGATCAAGCACCGGAACCTGGTTCCTTTGCTGGGTTACTGCAAGGTTGGAGAGGAGAGGCTGCTGGTTTATGAGTACATGAAATGGGGAAGTCTGGAGTCTGTTCTTCATGACAAGGCCAAAGGAAGAGGGTCAAGGCTTGACTGGGCAGCTAGAAAGAAGATAGCTATAGGATCAGCACGAGGTCTTGCATTCCTTCATCATAGCTGTATTCCTCACATTATACACCGGGACATGAAATCGAGCAATGTACTCCTTGATGAAAACTTTGAGGCTAGAGTTTCTGATTTTGGCATGGCAAGATTAGTTAATGCCCTTGATACTCATCTTAGTGTCAGCACACTAGCAGGGACTCCGGGATATGTTCCCCCCGAGTACTATCAGAGTTTCCGGTGTACGACAAAAGGTGACGTCTATAGTTATGGTGTCATATTGCTAGAGCTTCTTTCTGGCAAGAGGCCTATAGACCCATCTCAGTTTGGCGATGACAACAACCTTGTAGGGTGGGCAAAGCAACTTCACAGAGAGAAGAGAGTTGATGAGATATTGGACCCTGAGTTGATGATGAAGGAATCTGGTGAGGCAGAGTTACACCATTATTTGAGGATTGCCTTTGAGTGTCTCGACGATAGGCCCTTCCGGCGTCCGACCATGATACAGGTGATGGCAATGTTCAAAGAGCTTCAAGTTGATTCAGAGAGTGATATCCTTGATGGTTTCTCACTCAAAGACGACATTATCAACGAATCATGA